Part of the Spinacia oleracea cultivar Varoflay chromosome 5, BTI_SOV_V1, whole genome shotgun sequence genome, GCGATTGCGTTGGGTTACTTACTCATCGCTCGGTGGGACAGAAACAAGGTCAACCCCCCATCCACTCAGTCCATCCTTTACCCATGACTCGTCTTTAGAGTAAAACAGGGTGTCCAAGTACTTCAACTACAAGAATAACAAGTCAATCATATGTATGAAATGTATGCGATAATTATTAAATGTTTTTACATACAATCATTACCATGTGGCTAATCAGACGACCGTACTCAGACAAAGGCTCGTCTGATGTAGGATCAAGGACCCAAATCCGCTTATCCTTCATGGATAATGCAACACAATACCAACGTCTGTGCGGTGGAAGTGTGAAGTACATGTGCAACACAGGTACTACAACCTGGCATAAATTGCAAAATAGATATGATAAGTTAAAtggtaaattataaatttacatATAATTATCACAAATGTATTTAATTTAGAATGTGAGTAATTATGCATACCACAAACATTTCCCGAATGACGAGGTTTTCAAAGGGGGCACCGAATGGGGCTACAAGAGACTGAGGGGGTTCGTTTGTTTGTACCTTAACCTGCCACAATTAGAAGGTGTACCAATTAGCTCAAGATACGTTTACATAAAAATGATCAGATCATGATAACATAGATGAGAAATACGTCTGAAAACTAACCCCGAAACCAGGTTCAAGCATTACACTTCGTCCTCTACCGGCACCTAATTCTGCCTTCCACCTGCTAGTATACATCTTACTAGCCACTTTGACTTATTCTATCCCCGCATACTCATCCATTGCCATCCTTCGATCCATCTGATATTTGCTTAGACATAAACCATCGTACTCAATCAACTCTGGTCCTTCATCCCTGCATATATTGATCAATTGAAGGATAATCAACTATCGTATTCCAAGTTAAAACTTATAAACATTAACAAAATACATTCATAATCCCCTTATAATTTACTAAAAAGTTTGACATTTACTTGCTATTTCCCTGGCACTCCTTGATGAAAGCAACCAATTCCTTCTCCATATCAGTACGACTCTTCCGGGAGCTCCTAAGAGGTGAAACTCCCTTTAAAATTTCAGTGGTGATTACCTGTGCAAATTAGATATGTATAACCCAACATTAAAATTCTCTAAGATAAGTATATATTGGATTGTTCATTGACAGTAGTGTAAGAAAATGTACCGGCTTCTGAGCAGGAGATTGTACTTCAGTCTGTAGCGCGGTCATAGATTTCGTAGGGACAGAACAATCAGAGGAAGAGGGAGCCATAAATCCAAGAACATCTGAGGTAACCGCAGAAGAAGGACCAGGGGTTATAGGATCACTCACCAAAACTAGAGAGACTGAAGTGGAAGGAGGAGGGAACCCAAAGCCTCGGGTGCCAAAACCCCGAGCTGAACCAAAGGCCGGTGCAAAACCCGCCGGCGACGGAACTCCAAACTGCTGTGCAGTGGCCGTAGGAATTGTGGTTGGCCTCATTGTCTGCGTACCTCCGAGAGCAGGGCAAACAACCACACCACCCACACTACCACCACTTGTACCTCCACTTTGAGTGTCCTTCAACCCACTATCTTGTTCCCTCACCCCTACTATTCTTGACAAATCAAGTTTCATACTTCTTAAAACCTCTCCTTGGTTGTGCATTTGCTCCTCGATTCTCTCAAATCGGCTTGTTAAAACATTCAGAACCTAtatacaattttttttccaaGCACACAATGAGAATATCTAGTGCGCGCGCGGGACAGATACCAGAAACTTATAAACTAATCaactaataatataattaaaccAAATTGGATTAGACACAATAGATTTAACCTCTTTTGCAATGTAGGAACCCCGCATATCTCTTGGCAATCGAGGATGGTGTCTCTCGCCGTAAGCAACATCAACAGACTGGTTGTGGAACATCAAAATAAAACATCAGTCCATATATGAATGAATCATTATACTGCTGAATCACTACTCACACAACATGAATTATTGGTATTCCATCTCACCTGAGTTCTTCCATAGTCACCTCCAGCTTTTTTGTCTGCCTCTATCAGGGCATCGACATCAGATTGGGACCACACAGCCACCCTCGACATAACACACAATTGCCTAGGAACAACATTCAGGTGGTCCAGGTAGAACACCTACAACATTAACCAAGTTGCTTCAGAATCAAATAAGAGCTTTGCAAAATTATAcacaataaatataaatattttcagTTATACCAACCGTCAAAAACAGGCTGCAGCCCCCCAATCCAGAAACAACTCCATGCTGATCAAACTGATGTGCAAACATTTTGCACCATATCTTTAGCCACTCTAAACAGAACGTGCACCAATCATATGAATTTGACTCCGGTGCTACCGATGCGGCAGGTAACAACCTTCCCGCCAAGGTAAACCCGTCTGTGCTTGGGCACAACACCAGCTCCAGTATAACAATCATAAAGGCTATTCTAAATTCAAATTCCTCCTCTCTTGTTACAATTGGGACAATAGTACCCACCGCCTTACCATGTCCATCCCTCATCCCAACTGCAAATTCCCAAGCATTCTGAACAGAAACCCCACCACTATCCCCATACATCTAAACAATATGGTCTGCTATATTCCTATGGCGTGTGTCTAGGTTGCCATTAAGAGATGGTACAGGCTGAGTACCCATAGGCAGCCCCAAAACGCAGTTAAATTGGATGGGATCCAGGCTGAATTCCATATCGCCCCCACCATAGAACACCCCATTAGCACCATCTACCCTGGTCACTAACCAGTAGGCAAATTCCGGGGACAGGTTGCGCAGTTTCACGGTGAGGAGGGCTCCAAACCCCATTTTTCTAACTAAATCCCTTCGACTGTCATCCAACAGTGACATCAACTTTGAAAACACCTCAATCCTATCATTATCATGCATGCCTTTCCTCAGCCTGGTGGACACAACAGTCTCCGATTCCTTCACCTGAGCACC contains:
- the LOC110784413 gene encoding uncharacterized protein — protein: MSRVAVWSQSDVDALIEADKKAGGDYGRTQSVDVAYGERHHPRLPRDMRGSYIAKEVLNVLTSRFERIEEQMHNQGEVLRSMKLDLSRIVGVREQDSGLKDTQSGGTSGGSVGGVVVCPALGGTQTMRPTTIPTATAQQFGVPSPAGFAPAFGSARGFGTRGFGFPPPSTSVSLVLVSDPITPGPSSAVTSDVLGFMAPSSSDCSVPTKSMTALQTEVQSPAQKPVITTEILKGVSPLRSSRKSRTDMEKELVAFIKECQGNSKDEGPELIEYDGLCLSKYQMDRRMAMDEYAGIE